Proteins encoded by one window of Antechinus flavipes isolate AdamAnt ecotype Samford, QLD, Australia chromosome 4, AdamAnt_v2, whole genome shotgun sequence:
- the LOC127562711 gene encoding tubulin alpha-8 chain — translation MRECISIHVGQAGVQMGNACWELYCLEHGIQPNGTMSSDRTLGGGDDSFNTFFSETGAGKHVPRAVFVDLEPAVIDEVRTSIYKQLFHPEQLISGKEDAANNYARGHYTVGKEIIDLVLERIRKLSDQCTGLQGFLIFHSFGGGTGSGFTSLLMERLSVDYGKKSKLEFAIYPAPQVSTAVVEPYNSILTTHTTLEHSDCAFMVDNEAIYDICRRNLDIERPTYTNLNRLIGQIVSSITASLRFDGALNVDLTEFQTNLVPYPRIHFPLVTYSPIVSAEKAYHEQLSVAEISNACFDPSNQMVKCDPRHGKYMACCMLYRGDVVPKDVNAAIATIKTKRTIQFVDWCPTGFKVGINYQPPTVVPGGDLAKVQRAVCMLSNTTAIAEAWARLDHKFDLMYAKRAFVHWYVGEGMEEGEFSEAREDLAALEKDYEEVGTDSIEGEDESEEF, via the exons ATG CGGGAATGTATCTCCATCCATGTCGGCCAGGCTGGAGTGCAGATGGGCAATGCCTGCTGGGAATTATACTGCTTGGAACATGGTATCCAACCCAATGGTACCATGTCCAGTGACAGGACTCTGGGGGGTGGTGATGACTCCTTCAATACCTTCTTCAGTGAGACTGGAGCTGGCAAGCATGTCCCCAGAGCAGTCTTTGTAGACTTGGAGCCTGCTGTGATAG ATGAGGTCCGGACCAGCATCTATAAACAGCTATTTCATCCTGAACAGCTGATCTCTGGCAAGGAAGATGCTGCCAATAACTATGCCCGGGGTCATTATACTGTTGGAAAGGAAATAATTGATCTTGTATTGGAGCGTATCCGAAAACTG tcGGACCAATGCACTGGACTGCAGGGATTCCTGATCTTCCACAGCTTTGGGGGTGGTACAGGTTCAGGCTTCACCTCTCTGCTGATGGAGAGACTCTCTGTGGACTATGGCAAGAAGTCCAAGCTGGAGTTTGCCATCTACCCAGCCCCACAGGTGTCCACGGCTGTCGTGGAGCCTTATAACTCCATTTTAACCACTCACACCACGCTGGAGCACTCGGACTGTGCCTTCATGGTGGACAACGAAGCCATCTACGACATCTGTCGCCGGAACCTGGACATCGAGCGCCCCACCTACACCAACCTCAACCGGCTCATCGGCCAGATCGTCTCCTCCATCACCGCCTCCCTGCGCTTTGATGGCGCCCTCAATGTGGACCTCACGGAGTTCCAGACCAACCTGGTGCCCTACCCTCGCATCCACTTCCCGCTCGTCACCTACTCGCCCATAGTCTCTGCTGAGAAGGCCTACCACGAGCAGCTGTCCGTTGCCGAGATCTCCAATGCCTGCTTTGACCCCTCCAACCAGATGGTCAAGTGTGACCCGCGGCACGGCAAGTACATGGCCTGTTGCATGCTGTACCGAGGGGACGTCGTGCCCAAGGATGTCAATGCCGCCATTGCCACCATCAAGACCAAGAGGACCATCCAGTTTGTAGACTGGTGTCCCACTGGCTTCAAG GTTGGTATCAACTACCAGCCCCCGACGGTGGTACCTGGTGGAGACCTGGCTAAAGTGCAGCGGGCAGTGTGCATGCTCAGTAACACTACGGCCATTGCCGAAGCATGGGCCCGTCTGGATCACAAGTTTGACCTCATGTACGCCAAGCGGGCATTTGTGCACTGGTACGTGGGCGAAGGCATGGAGGAAGGCGAGTTCTCCGAGGCTCGGGAAGACCTGGCTGCCCTGGAGAAGGATTATGAGGAAGTGGGCACAGACTCTATAGAGGGTGAAGATGAAAGCGAGGAGTTCTAG